The Solirubrobacter pauli sequence GGGGCGGGTGAGCGGCGCGACGCTGCGCGCCGTGCTCGAGCAGGCCGACGGCAACCCGTTCTACCTCGAGCAGCTCGCCCGCTCCCCCGCGCGCGGGCCGCTGCCGTCGGCGGTGGCGAGCTCGATCCAAGCCGAGATCGAGCAGCTCTCCTACCCCGCCCAGGCGCTCCTGCGGGGCGCGGCGGTGGCCGGCGAGCCCGCCGACCTGCGGCTGGCGCGCATCGCGGCCGGGCTGGACGAGCGTGCCGCGCTGGACGCCGTCGACGAGGCGCAGCGCGCGGAGCTGCTGCGGCCCGTCGAGGGCGCGGCGGCGTTCACGTTCCGGCACCCGATCGTGCGCCGCGCGGCCTACGAGTCCGCGGGGCCGGGCTGGCGCATCAACGCGCACGGCCGACTGCGCACCGCGCTGATCGAGCTCGGCGCGGACGTCACCGTCGTCGCCCAGCACGTGCGGCACGGCGCGACGCTGGGGGACGAGCAGGGGATCGCGATCCTCACGGCGGCCGCCGAGCGCGTGGTCGACCGCGCGCCCGCCGACGCCGCCGCCTGGCTCGAGGCCGCGCTCCGGCTGCTTCCGGAGCAGGCCGGGGAGCGCTTCGCGGAGTTGCAGGCGCGCCGCGGCACGGCGCTGCTGCTCGCCGGCGAGCTGGCCGCGGCGCGCGAGGCGCTGCTCGCGGCCGGCACCGACACGGCCGAGAAGTGCTGGCGGCTCGCGGAGGTCGAGCGCTGGCTCGGGCACGAGCAGGAGGCGGTGCGGCGGCTGGCACGGGCGCGCGAGCTCGCGTCCGACGACCCGCGGGTGCAGGTCAAGGTGGAGATCGAGCTCGTGCTCGTGCACGAGTGGAACCTGCGCTACGACGCCGCCCGCCGCGCCGCGCAGGCCGGCGCGGCGCGGGCCGCGAGCAGTGGCGATCCGGTCCTGATCGCCGAGGTCGAGGGCGTGATCGCCACGACGCTCGTCCAGACCGACCCGCGCGCCGCGGCCGGGCCGTACGCGCACGCGGCGACGGCGATCGCCGGCTACGACGACCACGACTTTCCGGCGCACCCGATGAGCCTGTGGGACCTCGGCTGGGCCGCGACGCACCTGGAGCGCTACGACGAGGCGATCGCGCACTTCGAGCGCGGGCTGCGGATCGCCCGCGCACGACGCGCGCACGGCAACGTGGCCATGTTCCTCACCGACCGGGTCGAGCCGCGGTTCCGTGCCGGGCGGCTCCGCGAGGCGCTCGAGCTGGCGGAGGAGGCCGTGGAGGCCGCGCGCGTCACCCCGAGCGTCCGCTACGAGTGGTGGGCGCTCGCGCGGCTCGGGCTGCTGCTCGGGCGCTCCGGTGACGGCCCGCGCGCCGCCGAGGTGGTGCGCGACTGCGAGCGCGCGGCCACCGGGCTCCCGCAGAGCCCGCTGGTGGACCTGTGGACGGCGCAGGCGTCCGCGACGGCCACGTTCGCGCTGGGCGACCGCTCGGCCGCGGCCGCGCGACTGCTCGCGGCCGCCGGATCGGAGCTGCAGCGCATGGCGCCGGTCGATCGCTCCCGCTCGCGGCTGGTGGTGCTCGAGGCGGCGCTGGAGCGCGGCGATCGGGACGACGCCGAGCGCTGGGCCGACGACGCGGACGCGTGGGCGCTGTTCTCGGGGCTGTCGACGGCGTCCGCGTGGGCGCTGGTCGGCCGCTCGCACCTCGCCGCGACCGGCGGCCGGCTCACCGACGCCGCGCGCACGGCCGAGGCCGCGATCGACGCCTACGCGCGCGTCGGCGCGCGGCTCGAGGCCGAGCGGGCGCGGACGCTCTACGGACGCTGGCTGGGCGAGGCGGGCGTGAAAGCCGACGCGCTCGCGGCGCTCGAGCGGGCGGAGGAGCGCCTGCACGCGCTGGGCGCCGACCAGGAGCGTGCCGTGGCCGTGCGCGAGCTGCGCAAGCTCGGTCGGCGGGCGCCGCGCCGCGACGCCGCTCCCGCCGGTGGCCGGCTAGCGGGGCTCAGCGCGCGCGAGTCGGAGGTCGCCGCGCTCGTGGCCGACGGCGCCACCAACCAGGCGGTCGCCGACGCGCTCTTCCTCAGCGTCAAGACCGTCGAGAGCCACCTGCGCAACATCTTCGCCAAGACCGGCGTGTCCAGCCGCGAGGCGCTCGCCGCGACCGTCCGCGAGCAGGGCTAGGGCCTCGGCGTCGGGCGTTCCCGGCGCGGCGCTGTAGACCACGAGCCGCAGGTCGGAGCCCTCGACGCGCAGGACGTCGCACTCCAGCGTCAGCCGGCCGACCCGCGGGTGGTCGATCAGCTTCGTCGCCGACGCGTGCACCGCGGCGGGGCGCTCCTCCCACAGCTGCGCGAAGTGCGGGCTCCGCCCGCGCAGCTCGTCGACGATCGCGTGCAGGCGCTCGTCGGCCGGGAACTGGGCGAGCGCGGCGTGCAGGTCGGACACGATCGTCGCGCTCATCGCCTCGCGCTGCTCGGGCGTGTGGCAGATGTACGTGCCGGGGCCGACGAAGTGCGAGCGTGCGATGTTCCCGCGCACCGGGCCGATCAGCGCCGCGCCGCGCTCGTTCTTGGCGACGACCTCCCAGGCGGGGTCGTAGACCATCACGGGCAGGTCGGCGAAGCGGTCGAGCAGGCGCTGGGCGGCGGGCGTGATCGTGCGGCTGAAGCGCTGCTCGGCGGGCGGCGCATGGCCCGCGAGCCGGTACAGCAGCTCGGTCTCCTCCGGGCGCAGCTCGAGCGCACGCGCGAGCGCGCCGCACACGAGCGGCGAGGGATGGCTGGCGTGGCCCTGCTCGAGCCGCGTGAGGTAGCCGACCGACACGTCCGCCCGCGCGGCGATCTCGTCGCGACGCAGGCCGGGCGCGCGCCGCCGGCCGGGATCCGCGGGCTGAAGCCGGTCGCGCCAGCTGCGCAGGTGGGCGGCGAGGTCCGTCACCGCACCCAAGGTATCCCTTTCAGGGGCATGGTCTTTCCGTCTCGGCGCGCCCAAGCTGGTGCCATGTCGACGATCTTGATCACCGGAGCCAACCGCAGCCTCGGCTATGAAGCCGCCCGCCGCCTGATCGAAGCGGGCCACGACGTGTGGATCGGCGCGCGCTCCGTCGAGCGCGGCCAGGAGGCGGCGGAGGCGCTCGGCGCGCGCTTCGTCCAGCTGGACGTGACCGACGACGCGTCGGTCGCCGCGGCCGCCGAGACCGTGGGAGCCCTCGACGTGCTCGTCAACAACGCGGGCATCGCGGGCGAGTTCAAGCCGGTGGCCGAGACGACCGTCGACGACGTGCGGCCGGTGTTCGAGGTCAACGTCTTCGCCCCCTTGCGCGTCTTCCAGGCGTTCCTCCCGGCGCTCGAGCGGTCGGCGAACCCGGTCGTCGTCAACGTGTCCAGCGGGATGGGCTCGCTCGCGCGGACCACCGAGCCCGGCACCGACGAGAACGGCTTCACCAACGTGCACTACTCGCCCTCCAAGGCGGCCCTGAACATGCTCACGAGCCAGCTCGCACGCAGCTACCCGGGCATCCGCATCAACGCCGCCGACCCGGGCTACACCGCGACCGACTTCAACCACCACTCCGGCCACCAGACCGTCGAGGAGGGCACGGACGTGATCGTCGAGCTGGCCCAGATCGGCCCGGACGGCCCGACCGGCGAGCTCCGCGACCGCCACGGCGTCGTGCCGTGGTGAGCTAGGCCGACAGTCGGCGCACGCGCTCGCCCGGGGCGATGGCCGCGCGCTGGACGAACTCGGCCAGCAACGCGGCCGCGGCCAGCTCGACCGCCAGCAGCGAGAGCAGCACGACGAGCTGCGTGCTCGCCGCCTCCTCCGGCTTCGCGCCGCCGAGGAGCAGGCCGACGAACGCGCCGGGGAGCGTGACCAGGCCGACGCTGCGGGTCTGGTCGATCGCCGGCGTGAGGGCGGTGTGGATCGCGCGGCGGATGCTCGGGCGGAGCGCTTCGCGGGCGCTGTCGCCGAGGCACAGGCGCGCTTCGATCTCCGCGTGCGCGGCGTCGAGCTCCTCGGTGAGCCGGCGGCCCGTGAGGCTGGTCGCGGCCATCGCGCCCCCGATCAGGATGCCTGCGGTCGGCACGGCGGCGCGCGGCGTGACGTCGAACGCCCCGACCCCGAGCAGGAACCCGGTCGCGAGGAGCGCCGGGATAGCGATCGCCGTGAACGCGCCCACCCGCGCGTTCGG is a genomic window containing:
- a CDS encoding helix-turn-helix domain-containing protein; this encodes MTDLAAHLRSWRDRLQPADPGRRRAPGLRRDEIAARADVSVGYLTRLEQGHASHPSPLVCGALARALELRPEETELLYRLAGHAPPAEQRFSRTITPAAQRLLDRFADLPVMVYDPAWEVVAKNERGAALIGPVRGNIARSHFVGPGTYICHTPEQREAMSATIVSDLHAALAQFPADERLHAIVDELRGRSPHFAQLWEERPAAVHASATKLIDHPRVGRLTLECDVLRVEGSDLRLVVYSAAPGTPDAEALALLADGRGERLAAGHAGLGEDVAQVALDGLDAEEERVGDRLVGGAVGHERGDLRLARAEPR
- a CDS encoding SDR family NAD(P)-dependent oxidoreductase, producing MSTILITGANRSLGYEAARRLIEAGHDVWIGARSVERGQEAAEALGARFVQLDVTDDASVAAAAETVGALDVLVNNAGIAGEFKPVAETTVDDVRPVFEVNVFAPLRVFQAFLPALERSANPVVVNVSSGMGSLARTTEPGTDENGFTNVHYSPSKAALNMLTSQLARSYPGIRINAADPGYTATDFNHHSGHQTVEEGTDVIVELAQIGPDGPTGELRDRHGVVPW
- a CDS encoding ABC transporter permease, which gives rise to MSDVLVQGGAGIFLAAVAVVLAWRLGLGLSKELAVAAIRAVVQLTVVGAVIVVIFEVPALAFAFVAVMLTTAAFTAGRRIKRLPNARVGAFTAIAIPALLATGFLLGVGAFDVTPRAAVPTAGILIGGAMAATSLTGRRLTEELDAAHAEIEARLCLGDSAREALRPSIRRAIHTALTPAIDQTRSVGLVTLPGAFVGLLLGGAKPEEAASTQLVVLLSLLAVELAAAALLAEFVQRAAIAPGERVRRLSA